ACACCATCTCCCATATTAAGATAACCTTGCGCATATGGAATGGGTAGTCTAAACAACAGAGTAGAAACTACCGTTAAGGAAGCGAACAAAGAAAAGAGTACGATCCGATGCGTTTTTCGCTCATTATTCATATTATTCAGGAAGATTACCACCTTTTTGTATTTCCATATAGTATAGCATGGAGTGGGAAAAATTCGAATTGAAATTTAAAATCTCTCACAAAAGTAAAACGTTTGATATAATAAGAAAGGAATGAAATAAAAAAAGAAAGGCAGGAGGACAAAGATGCGTCAACCAAGAATTTTAGTTATCCAAGATATATCCGCGAGTTGTCGAATTTCGATGAATGTAGCTTTACCTGTGTTGAGTTGTTTGAATAATGGTGTGAATATCTTGCCGACTGCTTTACTTTCCACACATACGGGATCCAGCTTTCCAGACTATACCTTTTTAGATCTTACTGGCGAACTAAAAAAAATAGTAGCTCATTGGCGTGAATTAGACTTGAAATTTGATGGTATTTTAATAGGATACTTAGGATCTCTGGAACAGATTAGTTTAGTAGAAGAAATCATTGAACATTTTTTAAAGGACGAAGGGATAAGTGTTCTTGATCCAGTTATGGGAGATCATGGAATTCTTTATTCTGGTTTTGATGATGAATATATTTCAGAGATGAGACAACTTTGTGGGATGGTATCTGTACTAATCCCTAATATGACCGAAGCTAGTTTTCTTTTGCAAAAGGAATATTCGACCATTCCTTATACAGAAGAAATGATTCACGAATACTTGCAAGAACTTTCTCATCTACATAATGGGAAATCAGTTTTAACAGGTATTTCTTATGATGGAGAAAATATTGGTGCTGCTTGTTTTGATCAAGAGAAACATGAGTATGCATCGGCTCTAGCTCCTATTCAACCAGCCCATTTTGATGGAACGGGAGACTTGTTTAGTAGTGTGGTAGCCGGTTATCTCTTCCAAGGGAAATCTTTAGCATTTGCTACGAAAACGGCAGTGGAATATATAAATCGGGTCATTGTGCGAACACTAGAAAGTGGAATGGATTTGAAATATGGAATCCAATTTGAAACGGATCTACCTTATTTGATCGAACGATTGTATCAATAAACAAATGAAATCAATTAGTACCGCTTGTTCTGAAAGAATGGTAAAATTGAATAATAGTTATTTAAAATAATAAAGAATGATAAAATTTGTCGAAATGAGGAGATTAATAATATGGCAACAGAAGAAATGAAAAAACGTTCTGAAGTTCCAGTAGAACTTACTTGGGATCTTGGAGCAATATTTGAATCAGAAGAAGCATTTGAAAAAGAAGTTGATTCCTTAAAAGAAAAAGTAGAAAATTTTGTAGAAAAATATACAGGAAATCTGAAAAATCAAGAAACGGTTATGGACTCCTTTCACGACTATGAAAAGATTTTGGTATCTGCTTCCTTAGTAAACCACTATGCTTTTTTACCAGAGTCTACTGATCTAACAAATCCTAAAAATACAATTCAATCACGTAAAATGGAAAATTTATTGGCAAA
The Jeotgalibaca sp. MA1X17-3 genome window above contains:
- a CDS encoding pyridoxamine kinase encodes the protein MRQPRILVIQDISASCRISMNVALPVLSCLNNGVNILPTALLSTHTGSSFPDYTFLDLTGELKKIVAHWRELDLKFDGILIGYLGSLEQISLVEEIIEHFLKDEGISVLDPVMGDHGILYSGFDDEYISEMRQLCGMVSVLIPNMTEASFLLQKEYSTIPYTEEMIHEYLQELSHLHNGKSVLTGISYDGENIGAACFDQEKHEYASALAPIQPAHFDGTGDLFSSVVAGYLFQGKSLAFATKTAVEYINRVIVRTLESGMDLKYGIQFETDLPYLIERLYQ